One window from the genome of Nicotiana tomentosiformis chromosome 5, ASM39032v3, whole genome shotgun sequence encodes:
- the LOC138893032 gene encoding uncharacterized protein, with translation MTQRMKILEQQLKNMQGSAGQNSITFKDLCMFPDVRLPLGFKTPKFEKYDGHGDPIAYLKRYCNQLRGVEGKEELVMAYYGESLTGVAFEWFMDQETSHWHVWEDMAHALVKQFQYNIDITPYRNSLSNLKKKPTESFREYAIKWREQAARVKPPMDDHELITGKSFSEAIKIGEMVENGLKIGKIISQAVLKAANQAVQIESDNFSDINGKDEETMMTIRSRRGLRRTTRRYEQPHQVFDDSPEHYYPPQNLQYSIAPLQYVVQPPRHPRRRAPASQNLHQPSQIFQVPYNPHPSQGYRGEQRLKDNFTPIGDSYASVFEKLKHYDMIARIPPNHGHNVESCRDLKREIERMIQEKLIVIQDNDTQNITRNPLHAHDNAHFVGMMCGDMEYENPHRNLPTEIGEGHGDSDEKICG, from the exons ATGACCCAAAGAATGAAAATCTTAGAACAACAGTTGAAAAACATGCAAGGGTCGGCAGGTCAGAACAGTATTACCTTCAAGGATCTATGTATGTTCCCCGATGTTcgtttgccacttggtttcaagactcccaaatttgaaaagtatgatggacacggagACCCCATAGCCTAcctgaaaaggtattgcaatcagTTAAGAGGTGTTGAGGGAAAAGAAGAACTAGTAATGGCTTATTACGGGGAAAGCCTGACAGGGGTAGCCTTTGAATGGTTTATGGATCAAGAaacctctcactggcatgtctgggaggACATGGCCCATGCCCTTGTCAAACAGTTCCAATACAACATCGATATCACCCCATACCGCAATTCCCTTTCAAACCTGAAGAAGAAACCAACTGAAAGTTTCAGggaatatgccattaaatggagagagcaagccgctagagttaagccacccatggatgaccacgagctaatcact GGCAAATCTTTCTCGgaagcaatcaaaattggggaaatggttgagaatggccttaagataggcaaaattataagtcaagcaGTTCTCAAAGCTGCAAATCAGGCTGTCCAGATTGAATCTGATAATTTTAGTGATATAAATGGGAAGGATGAAGAAACCATGATGACAATAAGGTCGAGAAGAGGTCTTAGGAGAACAACTCGAAGGTATGAGCAACCTCATCAGGTTTTCGATGATTCCCCCGAGCACTACTATCCACCTCAGAACCTACAATACTCTATTGCTCCACTTCAGTATGTTGTCCAGCCACCAAGACACCCCAGAAGGCGAGCACCAGCATCGCAAAATCTCCACCAGCCTTCACAAATTTTTCAAGTGCCCTATAACCCACATCCAAGCCAGGGTTATAGAGGGgaacaaaggttgaaagataattttacaccaatAGGAGATTCCTATGCAAGtgtgtttgagaaattaaagcattatgacatgattgcacgtattcctccaaatcat gggcacaatgttgaaagttgtcgggatttgaaaagagaaatagaaaggatgATCCAGGAAAAACTGATTGTGATCCAAGATAATGACACCCAGAATATCACGCGGAATCCTTTACATGCACATGATAATGCACACTTTGTGGGGATGATGTGTGGTGACATGGAGTATGAGAATCCTCATAGGAACTTGCCAACTGAAATTGGAGAAGGCCATGGTGATTCTGATGAGAAAATTTGTGGCTAA